A genomic stretch from Chitinophaga lutea includes:
- a CDS encoding T9SS type A sorting domain-containing protein, translating to MKRTVHVILYVLFVSNCFAQSFIPGNFVVLRIGSGADTLTAGVAQPVFLDEYNPCGDLVRSIAMPVTVSGDHKRLTLPISTTDYTEGYLSRSQDGSKLALAGYDADPGTTGVSSISSTTVKRVVGVVNTDGTVNTSTALSAFSGQAVRAAVIDGSGIWVSGGSGGIMYTTPGGTSHVQLTNATARSLVVSNGQLYASSTSGSYRLTTVGTGLPVTAGQTMVNLPGLPATGSPYQFLIVNAGSGSDVLYLAHDNLLRKYSLSGGAWVSNGAIGVASDKYRAVTGTLHTNGTVLLYAIRRNDNATAAGGEIVTLTDSTGYNSDFSAAVPTVIVRANEQNVFRSVVMAPEGVAVNTLARKGDTDSISLKLSPNGARENVVVTFNTTQLSNPSIVLTNAAGQVVRRIAPASIQAGKVTINVQGLAKGVYYVTLNDGKKQTTKKLLVL from the coding sequence ATGAAAAGAACTGTCCACGTTATCCTCTATGTACTATTCGTGTCCAATTGTTTCGCGCAATCCTTTATCCCGGGAAATTTTGTGGTGCTGAGAATCGGTTCGGGGGCAGACACCCTCACGGCCGGTGTGGCGCAACCTGTTTTCCTGGATGAATACAATCCCTGCGGCGACCTGGTACGAAGCATCGCCATGCCCGTAACTGTTTCGGGCGATCACAAAAGGCTCACACTGCCCATTTCAACAACCGATTACACCGAGGGGTATCTCAGCCGTTCGCAGGACGGGAGCAAACTGGCGCTCGCGGGTTACGATGCGGACCCCGGCACCACGGGCGTATCGTCCATTTCTTCCACTACCGTGAAAAGAGTGGTTGGAGTGGTGAATACAGACGGTACGGTGAATACCAGCACCGCGTTAAGCGCGTTCAGCGGCCAGGCGGTGCGGGCGGCGGTGATCGACGGCTCGGGCATCTGGGTGAGCGGCGGCTCCGGTGGTATCATGTATACCACGCCGGGCGGCACCTCCCACGTGCAGCTCACCAATGCCACGGCGCGCTCGCTCGTGGTATCCAACGGGCAGCTGTACGCCTCTTCCACTTCCGGCTCTTACCGGCTCACCACCGTGGGCACCGGGCTGCCTGTTACGGCGGGGCAAACCATGGTGAACCTGCCCGGCCTTCCGGCCACGGGGAGCCCGTATCAGTTCCTGATCGTTAACGCGGGCAGCGGGTCCGATGTGCTGTACCTCGCGCACGATAACCTGCTGCGGAAGTATTCCCTCTCAGGCGGCGCATGGGTGAGCAACGGGGCCATCGGCGTGGCGTCGGATAAATACCGCGCCGTTACCGGCACACTGCATACCAACGGAACGGTGCTGCTGTACGCCATCCGGAGAAACGACAACGCCACCGCTGCCGGCGGGGAAATCGTGACGCTGACCGACAGCACCGGGTATAACAGCGACTTTTCAGCCGCAGTGCCCACCGTGATCGTCAGGGCCAACGAACAGAACGTATTCCGGTCTGTCGTGATGGCGCCGGAAGGAGTGGCGGTCAATACGCTGGCACGTAAAGGCGATACGGATTCCATCAGCCTGAAACTGTCGCCCAACGGGGCGAGAGAGAACGTGGTGGTAACCTTCAATACAACGCAGCTGTCCAACCCGTCTATCGTGCTCACGAACGCCGCGGGGCAGGTTGTACGGCGGATTGCGCCGGCTTCGATACAGGCGGGCAAGGTGACCATCAACGTGCAGGGGCTGGCCAAAGGCGTGTATTATGTGACGCTGAACGACGGTAAAAAACAGACCACCAAAAAGTTGCTGGTACTGTAA
- a CDS encoding ankyrin repeat domain-containing protein: MKELIINKDYEGIKRALSQNPSLANEGILFDEKNTTKAHPLHRICDGVFAHAYTDQEAVEMARIFLAHGANVNGNAQAEKQDTPLIAAASLHAEEVGILYIENGADIHHAGCHGGTALHWAAWVGRDKLVERLLREKADVHQRCIDFKGTPLLWAVHGFKHGGAENRLRQVECARLLIAAGADKTVTNIDGTTLLGFLDEQDTAMIDLLR, from the coding sequence ATGAAAGAACTGATCATCAACAAAGATTACGAAGGAATAAAAAGGGCGCTTTCTCAAAACCCTTCCCTGGCCAATGAGGGCATTCTTTTCGATGAAAAGAACACAACCAAAGCCCATCCGCTGCACCGGATCTGCGACGGCGTATTTGCCCATGCCTATACCGATCAGGAAGCGGTTGAAATGGCCCGCATATTTCTGGCGCACGGGGCCAACGTGAACGGTAACGCACAGGCCGAAAAGCAGGATACCCCGCTGATTGCGGCGGCCAGCCTGCATGCGGAGGAAGTCGGTATCCTGTACATAGAAAACGGCGCGGATATTCACCATGCAGGGTGTCATGGCGGCACCGCCCTGCACTGGGCCGCATGGGTTGGCAGGGACAAGCTGGTGGAGAGGCTGCTTCGGGAAAAGGCGGACGTTCATCAACGATGCATCGATTTTAAAGGCACTCCGCTCTTATGGGCCGTTCATGGGTTCAAACACGGAGGGGCGGAAAACAGGCTTCGCCAGGTGGAATGCGCCCGGCTGCTGATTGCAGCAGGGGCCGATAAAACCGTTACGAATATCGATGGCACCACGCTGTTGGGTTTCCTTGATGAACAGGATACGGCAATGATCGACCTGTTACGATAG
- a CDS encoding metallophosphoesterase, with protein sequence MVKQFSRHILALFFLFISLQSAAQTTAPAVRFGVIADIQYADQPDRGTRYYRRSLQKMDSCVADLNNEQLAFSAVFGDLVDQGPKDLGPVMAQLKRLKAGFRNVLGNHDFVGVSDRDALFRQFEMPAPYYAFEKGGWMFIVLNTNEVSGYGANEGAPVRKEWEAQIDGLKKAGRKNMQPWNGGVSRRQLSWLEQQLAKAKKKKENVLVFTHHPLFPESGYETLNNRAVLAILEKFPNVKGILSGHHHTGGFAYYNRIPAVTLEGMIETPDQNAYGVVELYPDKIVLTGRGRMSSRTLLFNSK encoded by the coding sequence ATGGTAAAACAATTTTCCCGCCACATACTCGCGCTCTTTTTTCTTTTTATCAGTTTACAATCCGCCGCGCAGACGACGGCGCCGGCTGTCCGTTTCGGCGTCATCGCGGATATTCAGTATGCCGACCAGCCCGACCGCGGCACGCGTTACTACAGGCGCTCCCTGCAGAAAATGGACAGCTGCGTCGCCGATCTGAACAACGAACAACTCGCTTTCAGCGCCGTGTTCGGCGACCTGGTGGACCAGGGGCCGAAAGACCTGGGGCCCGTGATGGCACAACTCAAACGGCTGAAAGCCGGATTCCGTAATGTGCTGGGCAACCACGATTTTGTAGGCGTATCCGACCGCGATGCGTTGTTCAGGCAGTTTGAGATGCCCGCGCCCTATTATGCGTTTGAAAAAGGCGGCTGGATGTTTATCGTGTTAAATACCAACGAGGTGTCCGGTTACGGCGCCAATGAAGGTGCTCCCGTACGAAAGGAATGGGAGGCGCAGATAGACGGTCTGAAAAAAGCGGGGAGGAAAAACATGCAGCCCTGGAATGGCGGCGTTAGCCGGCGCCAGCTTTCCTGGCTGGAGCAGCAGCTCGCGAAGGCGAAGAAAAAGAAGGAGAACGTGCTGGTGTTCACCCATCACCCCCTGTTTCCCGAAAGCGGCTATGAAACCCTGAACAACCGCGCCGTGCTTGCTATCCTGGAAAAATTCCCCAACGTGAAAGGCATATTATCCGGCCATCATCACACCGGTGGTTTCGCCTATTACAACAGGATACCCGCCGTAACCCTTGAAGGCATGATCGAAACACCGGATCAGAACGCTTACGGCGTGGTGGAGCTGTACCCCGACAAAATAGTGCTGACGGGGCGGGGGCGGATGTCGTCAAGAACTTTATTGTTCAATTCAAAATAA
- a CDS encoding RagB/SusD family nutrient uptake outer membrane protein, giving the protein MKAKAYVYWAALLLTTGITSSCKKDYLERKPLTQVSNDEYWKTADDLDKYVLQFYTTFPVIESVGSYTGLTSWDAVRGADTQISGTASTMWNGARAPVTSGGNWTWTDIRNVNTFFENYRKCKDPFERYQQYVGEAHFFKAKLYFDKVLAYGDVPWYDKPLGMDSDELYKARDVRTAVVDSILSNLDQAIVYLASLKTLPGGSNRLSKEAALLFKSRVALFEGSWQKYHKGTEFATPGADHDKYFRIARQAAEELMKPAYKTGIYTSAGPGEDYNRMFSLTDQGGNPEVLLWKKFDRTLNMGHSYQIYVSDRTAGIAVTMGQVEHYLDKNGAPYDYMTLSKTVKGSKFLARIAQDCDPRLSQLIWIPNMVMWDNSYGKGVFSKPFLDKSGEYLNNTGFQIRKGNDPKDPQAGSGVAWNTNSITASIVFRYAEVLLNYAEATAELGEAVDYNRSINLLRRRSGMPDFRVNPDPYRSRYADYGYPLSDELHEIRRERTVELAAEGFRYDDLRRWAAHKLMAGKRPKGYPLDLTEWTGQKINYQVDADGLIDPFVKQLPTGYRFNARRDYLECIPTNEITLNKNLKQNPGW; this is encoded by the coding sequence ATGAAAGCAAAAGCATATGTATACTGGGCCGCGTTGCTGTTAACGACGGGAATCACGTCCTCCTGTAAAAAAGATTACCTCGAAAGGAAACCGCTCACCCAGGTATCGAACGACGAATACTGGAAAACCGCGGACGACCTCGACAAATATGTGCTCCAGTTTTACACCACGTTCCCCGTGATCGAGTCTGTGGGCTCGTATACCGGCCTGACCAGCTGGGATGCCGTACGCGGCGCGGATACGCAGATATCCGGCACCGCCAGCACCATGTGGAACGGCGCGCGCGCGCCCGTCACTTCCGGCGGTAACTGGACGTGGACCGATATCCGCAACGTCAATACCTTTTTCGAGAACTACCGCAAGTGTAAAGATCCGTTTGAAAGATACCAGCAGTATGTCGGCGAAGCGCATTTTTTCAAGGCCAAATTGTATTTCGACAAAGTGCTGGCTTATGGCGATGTGCCCTGGTACGACAAACCGCTGGGCATGGACTCGGATGAGCTCTACAAAGCGCGGGACGTCCGCACGGCAGTGGTGGATTCCATCCTGTCGAACCTCGACCAGGCCATCGTTTACCTGGCTTCCCTGAAAACCTTGCCCGGCGGTTCGAACCGGTTGAGCAAGGAAGCGGCGCTGCTGTTTAAATCGAGGGTGGCGCTCTTCGAAGGCAGCTGGCAGAAATATCACAAAGGCACCGAGTTTGCAACACCGGGCGCCGACCACGACAAATACTTCCGCATAGCCAGGCAGGCGGCGGAGGAACTGATGAAACCGGCCTACAAAACAGGCATATACACCAGCGCGGGGCCCGGTGAAGATTACAACAGGATGTTCTCGCTGACCGACCAGGGCGGCAATCCGGAGGTGCTGCTGTGGAAGAAGTTCGACCGTACCCTGAACATGGGGCACAGCTACCAGATCTACGTGTCTGACCGCACGGCGGGCATTGCCGTGACGATGGGGCAGGTAGAGCATTATCTCGATAAAAACGGCGCTCCTTACGATTACATGACCCTGTCGAAAACGGTGAAAGGCAGCAAGTTCCTGGCAAGGATCGCGCAGGACTGCGATCCCCGCCTGTCGCAGCTCATCTGGATACCCAACATGGTGATGTGGGACAACAGTTACGGGAAGGGCGTGTTCAGCAAACCGTTCCTCGACAAGTCGGGCGAGTACCTGAACAACACCGGCTTCCAGATCAGGAAAGGCAACGACCCCAAAGATCCGCAGGCGGGGAGCGGCGTGGCCTGGAACACCAACAGCATCACCGCGTCCATCGTTTTCCGCTATGCCGAGGTACTGCTCAACTATGCGGAAGCCACCGCGGAGCTGGGCGAGGCGGTGGACTACAACAGGTCCATCAATCTCCTGCGCCGGCGGTCGGGCATGCCGGACTTCAGGGTAAACCCCGATCCTTACCGGAGCCGCTATGCGGATTACGGTTATCCGTTATCCGACGAGCTGCATGAAATACGCCGCGAGAGAACGGTGGAACTGGCCGCCGAAGGTTTCCGCTACGACGATCTCAGGCGCTGGGCCGCACATAAACTGATGGCAGGCAAAAGACCGAAGGGGTATCCCCTCGACCTGACCGAGTGGACGGGCCAGAAAATCAACTACCAGGTAGATGCCGACGGCCTGATCGACCCGTTTGTAAAGCAACTCCCCACCGGATACCGTTTCAATGCCCGGCGCGACTACCTGGAGTGCATCCCCACCAATGAAATCACGCTGAACAAAAACCTTAAACAGAATCCCGGATGGTAA
- a CDS encoding SusC/RagA family TonB-linked outer membrane protein — translation MVLAFALCLLTAVPANAQSAGKPLHLTYNNTTIHEVLVDLQKKTGVDIAFTEKLGLKHRKIDQLVIRGESLESVLHRLLDPLDVKILKGNNGLTLVKKEQAKEQESLTGKIVSADGAGIPGASIRLKKSNISTVSGADGAFRIAAPTGEDTLTVSFIGYATKEVAVAPASADLTVTLAEGKAVALGDVVVVGYGKQKKTNLTGSVEVIDGARLRNRPVMNVSQAMQGTVSGVQFNYGAMGYEPGAKMGIQIRGQGAPFVLIDGTQGDLNDVDPNDIESISVLKDAAASAIYGARAPYGVVLITTKSGALGKKVQVNFSANGAVSTPIDKPHMLDAYTFVKAMNEMHDNQGVARLFTEETIDRIIAYMKDPGGPQTIPDPGNPKNWGTYLLSNGNNDWMDIHFGNGHRNQQNLSVSGGGENLAYFISAGHTYEKGILKFGQDDYRRVNLNSKLDVKLTDWWKFTSNTRLMQSQRNKPGVDGTYSLALHHVLRTHPNQWLKSPNGHYSNLSRIPAMLAATDETVGRELTQRFATVFTPVKNWEINADYSVDLPYSDYEKVFLTAYEDMVDGSMSAIQSTVPSYISKEKTNSVYSSFNLYTSYKYDLLTDHHLSLMAGYQQESNRSDALGGLKRSLLAPSVPSMTTAIGEMQVYDAMSHWATQGYFARFNYSYRDKYLLEVNGRYDGTSIFARSKRWGFFPSLSAGWNIDREQFWEQVSPYVNAMKIRASWGRLGNQRVAAYQDLPLLNIQPNLNWIVSGNRPAYTTGPNLINPELTWESSESLDLGIEMSFLKQRLSMVLDIYQRMTFDRLGPAKALPAVLGATVPRENNSELRTRGWDLSLAWKDKVGGFSYGISALVSDYRSVVTKYNNPTGILTTEYVGKTMGEIWGYETVGLIGTKEDADRINSTKSQNFISAQVWRTGDVEYRDLNGDGKINQGMGTVTDPGDLKVIGNTTPRYQYSLTLNAGYRNFDVSVFFQGVGKRDYWLSGNMFWGFNAWNQSSLFPHHLDYYRDAEAGKYSGLGVNTGAYYPRPYSDNAQYRKNQQAQTRYLQSGAYIRLKNLQIGYALPKTWARKAGLQKTRLFLSGENLWTRTSITKGFDPETALLGEYGNGKNLFVQAVFAAGINVSF, via the coding sequence ATGGTGCTGGCATTCGCGCTCTGCCTGCTCACGGCGGTTCCCGCCAATGCTCAATCCGCCGGGAAACCGCTGCATCTCACCTACAATAACACCACGATACACGAGGTATTGGTAGACCTGCAAAAGAAAACAGGGGTGGATATCGCTTTTACCGAAAAGCTGGGGCTCAAACACCGGAAGATCGATCAGCTGGTGATCAGGGGCGAATCCCTGGAAAGCGTGCTGCACAGGCTGCTGGATCCGCTTGACGTGAAGATATTGAAAGGGAACAACGGCCTCACGCTGGTAAAAAAGGAACAGGCGAAAGAACAGGAATCGCTTACGGGTAAAATCGTGTCGGCCGACGGCGCCGGCATTCCCGGCGCAAGCATACGGCTGAAGAAAAGCAATATCTCCACCGTATCGGGCGCGGACGGCGCCTTCCGCATAGCCGCTCCCACGGGAGAAGACACCCTGACCGTCAGTTTTATCGGGTACGCCACGAAGGAGGTGGCGGTAGCCCCTGCATCCGCCGACCTCACGGTGACGCTGGCGGAAGGGAAGGCCGTTGCCCTGGGGGATGTGGTGGTGGTAGGATACGGCAAACAGAAGAAAACAAACCTGACGGGCTCGGTGGAAGTGATCGACGGCGCCCGCCTCCGGAACCGGCCGGTGATGAACGTGAGCCAGGCCATGCAGGGCACGGTATCGGGCGTGCAGTTCAACTACGGCGCCATGGGTTACGAGCCGGGCGCCAAAATGGGCATACAGATACGCGGCCAGGGCGCGCCCTTCGTGCTGATCGACGGTACGCAGGGAGATCTGAACGATGTGGATCCGAACGACATCGAGAGCATCTCCGTATTGAAAGATGCGGCCGCGTCCGCCATTTACGGCGCCCGCGCGCCTTACGGCGTTGTGCTGATCACCACCAAATCGGGCGCGCTGGGGAAAAAGGTGCAGGTGAATTTTTCCGCCAACGGGGCGGTATCCACACCCATCGACAAGCCCCATATGCTCGACGCATACACGTTCGTAAAAGCGATGAACGAAATGCACGATAATCAGGGCGTGGCCCGTTTGTTTACGGAAGAAACGATCGACCGGATCATCGCCTATATGAAAGACCCCGGCGGCCCGCAAACGATCCCCGACCCGGGTAATCCCAAGAACTGGGGCACCTACCTGCTTTCCAACGGGAACAACGACTGGATGGACATTCACTTCGGCAACGGGCATCGTAACCAGCAGAATTTATCGGTCAGCGGGGGCGGGGAGAACCTGGCGTATTTTATTTCCGCCGGGCATACCTACGAAAAAGGCATCCTTAAATTCGGGCAGGACGACTACAGGCGCGTCAACCTGAACTCCAAGCTGGATGTGAAACTTACCGACTGGTGGAAGTTTACCTCCAACACCCGCCTGATGCAGTCGCAACGGAATAAACCCGGCGTTGACGGCACTTATTCGCTGGCGCTGCACCACGTGCTCCGCACGCATCCCAACCAGTGGCTGAAATCTCCCAACGGCCACTACTCCAACCTTTCCCGCATACCGGCGATGCTGGCCGCTACCGATGAAACGGTGGGCCGGGAACTGACGCAGCGTTTCGCCACGGTATTCACGCCGGTGAAAAACTGGGAGATCAATGCGGACTATTCTGTGGATTTGCCCTACAGCGATTATGAAAAAGTTTTTCTGACGGCGTACGAAGACATGGTGGACGGTTCGATGTCGGCCATACAATCCACCGTGCCCTCTTACATCTCCAAGGAAAAAACGAACAGCGTATACAGTTCCTTCAACCTTTACACCAGCTATAAATACGATTTGCTCACAGACCATCATCTGTCGCTGATGGCGGGCTACCAGCAGGAATCGAATAGAAGCGACGCGCTGGGTGGTTTGAAACGCTCGTTGCTGGCGCCTTCCGTACCGTCCATGACAACGGCCATCGGGGAAATGCAGGTGTATGACGCGATGAGCCACTGGGCCACACAGGGGTATTTTGCACGGTTCAACTACAGCTACCGCGATAAATACCTGCTCGAAGTGAACGGCCGGTACGACGGCACGTCCATCTTCGCCCGCAGCAAACGCTGGGGTTTCTTCCCGTCATTGTCCGCCGGCTGGAATATCGACCGGGAGCAATTCTGGGAACAGGTAAGCCCCTACGTGAACGCCATGAAGATCAGGGCATCGTGGGGGAGGCTGGGCAATCAGCGCGTGGCCGCCTACCAGGACCTGCCGCTGTTGAACATCCAGCCCAACCTGAACTGGATCGTGAGCGGCAACCGGCCGGCATATACCACCGGCCCCAACCTCATCAACCCGGAGCTTACCTGGGAATCGTCCGAGTCGCTCGATCTCGGCATTGAAATGAGCTTTTTGAAACAGCGCCTGAGCATGGTGCTCGATATCTACCAGCGGATGACGTTCGACCGTCTCGGCCCCGCCAAAGCGCTGCCTGCGGTGCTGGGCGCAACCGTCCCCAGGGAAAACAACTCGGAACTGAGAACGCGGGGCTGGGACCTGTCGCTGGCCTGGAAAGACAAGGTGGGCGGTTTCTCCTACGGCATCAGCGCCCTTGTGTCCGACTACCGTTCCGTCGTAACCAAATACAATAACCCGACCGGGATACTGACCACCGAATATGTCGGTAAAACCATGGGGGAGATATGGGGATATGAAACGGTTGGCCTCATCGGCACGAAAGAAGATGCGGACCGTATCAACAGCACCAAATCCCAGAATTTTATCAGCGCACAGGTGTGGCGCACGGGAGATGTGGAGTACCGCGACCTTAACGGCGACGGGAAGATCAACCAGGGGATGGGGACCGTTACCGATCCCGGCGACCTGAAGGTGATCGGCAACACCACGCCGCGTTACCAGTATTCGCTGACCCTGAACGCCGGTTACAGGAACTTCGACGTGTCGGTTTTTTTCCAGGGCGTGGGGAAACGCGATTACTGGCTGAGCGGAAATATGTTCTGGGGCTTTAACGCCTGGAACCAGAGCTCTTTGTTCCCGCATCACCTGGATTACTACCGCGATGCGGAAGCCGGCAAATATTCAGGGCTGGGCGTCAATACCGGCGCATATTACCCGCGGCCCTACAGCGATAATGCCCAATACCGGAAAAACCAGCAGGCGCAGACGCGCTACCTGCAAAGCGGGGCCTATATCAGGCTGAAGAATTTGCAGATCGGCTACGCTCTTCCGAAAACATGGGCAAGGAAAGCGGGCCTCCAGAAAACAAGGCTTTTCCTGTCAGGAGAAAACCTCTGGACGCGTACGTCCATTACCAAAGGGTTTGATCCGGAAACGGCCCTGCTGGGCGAATACGGCAACGGTAAAAACCTGTTCGTACAGGCGGTGTTCGCTGCCGGCATCAATGTTTCATTCTAA
- a CDS encoding FecR family protein: MENHQLQKLIQKYRNGTATPAERFVVELWYQSLEEAPADEPTAISEAFISEVETRILSGTVRAAAAPKVRRLPWRWVAAAVLLPALIFTWYQWSKKEAVVQPAEFLAGPVIRTFKTGPMEQQRVVLPDSTVVVLNANTELRVLADYTRNARKVALQGEAFFDVRKDPLRPFVIEGGDLDIRVLGTSFNVQAYPAVKSTKVAVHTGMVRVSLKEKILSALKPGEELKFDRRTGGYNLGAVADNHGNSWMTGVVVLDQSSFQELSQTMYNMYGWRLVTGDAGLLKDRYNITFRKSIPGGEMLQQILRLTGKKYTVKKEDRSRIVLY; the protein is encoded by the coding sequence GTGGAAAATCACCAGCTGCAGAAACTCATACAGAAATACCGGAACGGTACCGCCACACCGGCGGAACGGTTCGTGGTGGAGTTATGGTACCAGTCGCTGGAGGAGGCCCCGGCCGACGAACCAACGGCCATCAGCGAAGCGTTCATATCCGAAGTAGAAACCAGGATATTGTCCGGAACGGTCCGGGCTGCCGCCGCGCCGAAGGTGAGGCGCCTGCCGTGGCGCTGGGTGGCTGCCGCCGTGCTGCTGCCTGCGCTGATCTTTACCTGGTACCAGTGGTCGAAAAAGGAAGCGGTTGTGCAACCCGCGGAATTTTTGGCGGGCCCCGTTATACGGACGTTTAAAACCGGCCCGATGGAACAGCAGCGCGTTGTGCTGCCCGATAGTACGGTGGTGGTGCTGAATGCGAATACGGAGCTGCGTGTGCTGGCGGATTATACGCGCAACGCGAGAAAGGTGGCGCTGCAGGGCGAGGCTTTTTTTGACGTGCGGAAAGACCCGCTGCGACCGTTTGTTATCGAAGGGGGCGACCTGGATATCCGTGTGCTGGGCACCAGTTTTAATGTGCAGGCATACCCCGCTGTAAAGAGCACCAAAGTAGCCGTGCATACGGGCATGGTGCGTGTTTCCCTGAAAGAGAAAATACTGTCTGCATTGAAGCCCGGTGAGGAGCTGAAATTTGACCGGCGGACGGGCGGCTACAACCTCGGGGCTGTTGCCGATAACCACGGCAATTCGTGGATGACGGGTGTGGTTGTGCTGGACCAGTCCAGCTTCCAGGAGCTGAGCCAAACCATGTACAACATGTACGGCTGGAGGTTGGTGACCGGCGATGCCGGTTTGCTCAAAGACCGTTACAACATTACGTTCCGGAAGTCCATTCCCGGGGGGGAAATGCTGCAGCAGATACTGCGGCTCACCGGGAAAAAGTACACCGTCAAAAAAGAAGACAGATCGCGTATAGTGCTGTATTAA
- a CDS encoding RNA polymerase sigma factor — translation MSRPDPKFNDAPATVAHLEYEQLVREHTGRLLGIAYGKLGNRDDAADIVQELMIDIWVKREKLSIKGSVAAYLNTALKNRILNHLSKTDLHQRTVEKMTLGIRAVQSPVLDLLVEKELNTSLSAIISELPENMQKIFALRNEDYTLKEIAQALGLAEQTVKGYSMEMYRRIRQALKQRHPDIHHSLCITVFCLLTKG, via the coding sequence ATGTCTCGTCCCGATCCGAAGTTTAACGACGCCCCGGCCACGGTGGCGCATTTGGAATATGAGCAGCTCGTACGGGAACATACCGGCAGATTATTGGGCATTGCCTATGGCAAACTGGGCAACCGCGACGATGCGGCCGATATTGTGCAGGAGCTGATGATCGACATTTGGGTGAAAAGAGAAAAGTTATCCATTAAAGGCTCGGTGGCGGCCTATCTCAATACCGCCCTCAAGAACAGGATATTGAATCATCTGTCGAAAACGGACCTCCACCAGCGGACCGTCGAAAAAATGACGCTGGGCATCAGGGCGGTACAATCTCCCGTACTGGACCTGCTGGTGGAAAAAGAGCTCAATACCAGCCTTTCGGCCATCATATCGGAACTGCCGGAGAACATGCAAAAGATTTTCGCGCTGCGGAACGAGGACTATACCCTGAAAGAAATTGCCCAGGCTTTGGGGCTGGCCGAACAGACGGTAAAAGGCTACAGCATGGAGATGTACCGCAGGATCAGGCAGGCCCTGAAACAACGGCACCCCGACATTCACCATTCCCTCTGCATTACCGTATTTTGCCTGCTCACCAAAGGGTAG
- a CDS encoding putative quinol monooxygenase, with protein sequence MVQPKGIFHFLIVSGIAIMLAACNAAKAPQKPGKVRLAKIVVDSAQLENYKTLLKEEIEASIAKEAGVLTLYAVFEKERPTHLTILEIYATEEAYQAHLKTTHFLKYKNGTAHMVRELELVETDPLVPELKIK encoded by the coding sequence ATGGTTCAGCCAAAAGGCATCTTTCATTTCCTGATCGTTAGCGGCATCGCCATCATGCTGGCCGCCTGCAATGCCGCCAAAGCCCCTCAAAAGCCGGGAAAGGTCCGGCTTGCAAAGATCGTGGTTGATTCTGCGCAGCTGGAAAACTATAAAACGCTCCTGAAAGAAGAGATCGAAGCATCCATAGCAAAGGAGGCCGGCGTACTGACACTATATGCGGTCTTTGAAAAGGAAAGACCGACCCACCTCACAATCCTGGAAATCTATGCCACAGAAGAGGCGTATCAGGCGCATCTGAAAACCACGCACTTTTTGAAGTATAAAAACGGGACTGCGCATATGGTCAGGGAACTGGAACTGGTGGAAACGGATCCGCTTGTCCCTGAATTAAAGATCAAGTAA
- a CDS encoding VOC family protein, whose amino-acid sequence MNSINTTIAGLELAQIGWVVPDIHAAVKFLTNALGIAGFPEPEHVRARDLGMTYYGLPAAGEWLTTQTYNGGTFIELVQPLSGQSMFHDYLAKYPAGGTQHLAFRLPVSDFERVTGDLRGQGYAVISEVDHPIARMVFFDTYQTLGVVTEIMGITPEGWKAIEQMKGG is encoded by the coding sequence ATGAACAGCATCAACACTACCATCGCCGGGCTTGAACTGGCCCAGATCGGCTGGGTGGTCCCGGACATTCACGCTGCGGTCAAGTTCCTTACGAATGCCCTGGGTATAGCGGGTTTCCCCGAACCGGAACACGTGCGCGCGCGGGATCTGGGGATGACCTACTACGGCCTGCCGGCGGCCGGGGAATGGCTGACCACCCAGACCTACAACGGGGGCACATTCATCGAGCTGGTGCAGCCGCTTTCCGGGCAAAGCATGTTCCACGACTATCTCGCCAAGTATCCCGCGGGCGGCACACAACACCTTGCCTTCCGTTTGCCGGTCAGCGATTTCGAACGGGTCACCGGCGATCTGCGCGGCCAGGGGTATGCGGTCATCAGCGAAGTAGACCACCCGATCGCGCGGATGGTTTTCTTTGACACCTACCAGACGCTCGGCGTTGTGACCGAAATCATGGGCATCACGCCGGAAGGGTGGAAGGCGATCGAACAGATGAAGGGCGGGTGA